In a genomic window of Alphaproteobacteria bacterium:
- a CDS encoding inositol monophosphatase, whose translation MPSHSALMNVMLRASEKAARSLIRDFNEVENLQVSMKGPGDFVSAADRRAEEIIFTELKKARPDYAFLMEESGAIDGNGADAEYRWLIDPLDGTTNFLHGLPHWAISIGLEHKGEVIAGLIHDPVKDEIFHAEKGSGAFMRRRRLRVSGRQDLMLATIATGAPRRSAESRTQFMKEYSAMIAVAPGLRRFGAAALDLAYVAAGRYEGFWERNLKPWDVAAGAIIVKESGGYIGDLDSSAANPVETGNVIAANDRLFEPMAKILKAA comes from the coding sequence ATGCCATCCCATTCTGCCCTGATGAACGTCATGCTGCGCGCCTCTGAAAAGGCAGCGCGGTCTCTAATCAGGGACTTTAACGAGGTCGAAAATCTTCAGGTCTCCATGAAGGGTCCGGGGGATTTCGTCTCGGCAGCGGACCGTCGGGCAGAAGAGATAATTTTCACAGAACTCAAAAAGGCCCGCCCGGACTACGCCTTCCTCATGGAGGAATCCGGCGCCATCGACGGAAACGGGGCCGATGCCGAATACCGCTGGCTCATCGACCCGCTCGACGGCACCACGAATTTTCTTCACGGACTCCCCCACTGGGCCATTTCAATCGGCCTCGAGCATAAGGGCGAAGTCATAGCAGGCCTTATCCACGATCCGGTCAAGGACGAAATTTTCCACGCCGAAAAGGGATCCGGCGCCTTCATGCGCCGCCGCCGCTTAAGAGTCTCAGGGCGTCAGGATCTGATGCTGGCCACGATTGCCACCGGCGCTCCGCGCCGCTCCGCCGAATCCCGTACACAATTCATGAAGGAATACAGCGCCATGATCGCCGTCGCCCCCGGCCTGCGCCGCTTCGGCGCCGCCGCGCTCGATCTGGCCTATGTCGCCGCCGGCCGCTACGAGGGCTTCTGGGAACGCAACCTCAAGCCCTGGGACGTCGCCGCGGGCGCAATAATCGTAAAAGAATCCGGCGGCTATATCGGCGACCTCGACAGCTCCGCAGCGAACCCGGTGGAAACGGGCAACGTCATCGCCGCCAACGACCGCCTGTTTGAACCGATGGCTAAAATCCTCAAGGCCGCGTGA
- a CDS encoding thioredoxin domain-containing protein, translating to MSGNQDSPDNKPKKQGYSTIILLVVLAVVFFSYKTVNHKEPTIPEMPLTKEEAVSEVSAPSPEPSSGTATEETAQAPVAADEPATSQEPPAAEESGSVETENTEETAESSEIEQPTATEAPPALDIAKLSVPRTMGKADAPLKVTEYASFTCPHCAHFHQDSFKKLQTDFIDTGKLHLTFSDFPTNLPAVQASKVARCIPDENYFNFVTLLFQTQDDWSTKPEYQKLLKQNALIAGIDEKTFEACINSEDLQKAILTEVEKANKEKNVDGVPTLIFDDGQLISGNMPYEEMKKIIEDKLSKLEKK from the coding sequence ATGTCGGGAAATCAGGACTCGCCGGACAACAAGCCAAAAAAACAGGGATACAGCACGATCATTCTGTTAGTCGTTCTGGCCGTGGTCTTCTTCAGCTATAAGACCGTGAATCACAAGGAACCGACAATCCCCGAAATGCCCCTGACAAAGGAAGAGGCGGTCTCAGAGGTCTCAGCCCCATCCCCGGAACCCTCCTCAGGCACAGCGACAGAGGAAACCGCGCAGGCGCCCGTAGCCGCGGACGAGCCTGCCACGTCTCAGGAACCACCGGCGGCAGAAGAATCTGGATCGGTGGAAACCGAAAACACCGAAGAAACGGCGGAATCCTCTGAAATCGAACAACCGACGGCCACCGAAGCCCCTCCAGCACTGGACATCGCCAAACTCTCCGTCCCGCGCACGATGGGCAAGGCGGACGCCCCCCTGAAAGTGACCGAATACGCCTCCTTCACCTGCCCGCACTGCGCTCATTTCCATCAGGACAGCTTCAAGAAGCTCCAGACGGACTTCATCGATACGGGCAAACTGCACTTGACCTTCTCGGACTTCCCGACCAACCTCCCGGCGGTCCAGGCCAGCAAGGTCGCACGCTGCATCCCGGACGAAAACTACTTCAACTTCGTAACGCTTCTCTTCCAAACGCAAGACGACTGGTCCACGAAGCCCGAGTACCAGAAACTTCTGAAACAGAATGCCCTGATCGCTGGTATTGACGAAAAAACATTTGAAGCCTGCATCAACAGCGAAGATCTGCAGAAGGCCATTTTGACCGAAGTGGAAAAAGCCAACAAGGAAAAGAATGTGGACGGCGTCCCCACACTGATCTTCGACGACGGCCAGCTGATCTCCGGCAATATGCCCTACGAAGAGATGAAAAAGATCATTGAGGACAAGCTCTCGAAGCTTGAGAAAAAATAA
- the smc gene encoding chromosome segregation protein SMC — translation MVQFTRLRLSGFKSFVDRTELEIGPGLNGIVGPNGCGKSNLVEALRWIMGESSAKKMRGDGMEDVIFAGTDKRSARNIAEVSVILDNSARKAPAAYNGLEEIEIIRRIERDHGSSYKINGKNARARDVQMLFADTLTGANSPALVSQGHITRIVNAKPADRRLVLEESAGVSGLYARRHEAELRLRAADTNLLRLDDVLGGMETRLSSLKRQSRQATKYKNLSAQIRQFEVMIAWLEWQVLQERHDTLHREFATIESDVAQKMAAVAQLTKTQTAQSADLPDLRKKETEAAAALQTQKITLQRMEEDEQRQSKQIEEAKNNLAQCEKDEKHETQTFEENSRSLEKIQHEQQEILSVRQNEDEILTRKEKDKAELHTRLTACEERFTSLKESMAESRAQRSALDTRVKSGTQRLSLLGERKTKLEADIKGLEVGEDNLSEIRRLEEKIAQLETKLHALNAQVDGKKIAIQTAAEKTEKSRSELSSAEKTFSEFSSEMATLEKFFAADRGQDFKPVLDSITTEPGFEKALSRALGDSLTASLETKAPAYWQTVDRNLESNTLPEGSRPLLPMVKAPEELHLALSLIGLVETREQGDTLAKALGHGQSLVSAAGDYWRWDGLRVKASAADRHSQYIAQKNRLAELEKFRAVHEKKLKTARTELETARESEKAARQDYEDTLQKIRDLEKEINAAKPALIRIKEKIAGIENESKRLAEMLKTLQDDLLVAQTSFETDQAELMALGQTASTEKETELAATQETLAQIRDSYREAVRDFDIFRQQQSTRQARLQALADDRVSLQNRTIRAREQLKNLAERRKALEEKLEELKKQPKDLSADREKLLEKLSSLETERTRLAEKLAEREAEVAETSKALRTAELGLGSAREERARIHATLAAITDQRREMETSIQERFQMNPSALPEQAAEDLVNYQGGDIESLKKRKDKIAQERESIGPVNLQADKEADDLEKEVSALIRERNELMQAIEELRGAIIRINKEARTRLLQAFDHVNAHFQSLFGRLFEGGKAHLALIDSADPLEAGLEIFAQPPGKTLQYLSLLSGGEQTLTSIALIFAMFLTNPSPICVLDEIDAPLDDANVDRVCTLLEEIAERGETRFMVITHHRLTMARMDRLYGVTMTEKGVSQLVSVDLQRSLDFRDQKVA, via the coding sequence ATGGTTCAGTTCACGCGCCTGCGTCTGAGCGGGTTTAAATCCTTCGTTGACAGAACGGAGCTTGAGATCGGGCCGGGCCTGAACGGCATCGTGGGGCCGAACGGCTGCGGCAAGTCCAATCTGGTCGAAGCCCTGCGCTGGATAATGGGCGAAAGCTCCGCAAAGAAAATGCGCGGCGACGGGATGGAGGATGTGATCTTCGCCGGAACCGACAAGCGCAGCGCCCGCAACATCGCCGAAGTCTCCGTCATCCTCGACAACTCCGCCCGCAAGGCGCCCGCCGCCTATAACGGTCTTGAGGAAATCGAGATCATCCGCCGGATCGAACGCGATCACGGCTCCAGCTACAAGATTAACGGCAAAAACGCCCGCGCTCGCGACGTGCAGATGCTCTTCGCCGACACCCTGACCGGCGCAAACTCCCCCGCCCTCGTCTCGCAAGGTCATATCACCCGCATCGTGAACGCCAAACCCGCCGACCGTCGCCTCGTGCTCGAAGAGTCCGCGGGCGTATCCGGCCTTTACGCCCGCCGCCATGAGGCCGAATTACGGCTAAGGGCCGCAGATACCAACCTCCTGCGCCTCGACGATGTTCTGGGCGGCATGGAAACCCGCTTGTCTTCCCTCAAACGCCAGTCGCGTCAGGCCACGAAATACAAGAACCTCAGCGCCCAGATCCGCCAGTTCGAAGTCATGATCGCCTGGTTGGAATGGCAGGTCTTACAGGAAAGACACGACACGCTTCACCGGGAATTCGCAACGATCGAAAGCGACGTCGCGCAAAAAATGGCCGCCGTGGCCCAATTAACCAAAACCCAGACCGCCCAGTCCGCCGACCTTCCCGATCTCCGTAAAAAGGAAACCGAGGCCGCCGCCGCCTTGCAAACACAAAAAATAACACTCCAAAGAATGGAGGAGGACGAACAACGGCAGTCCAAGCAGATCGAAGAGGCAAAAAATAACCTCGCGCAATGCGAAAAAGACGAAAAGCACGAAACCCAAACCTTCGAGGAAAACTCACGGTCTCTGGAAAAAATCCAGCACGAGCAGCAGGAAATTCTCTCCGTCCGCCAGAATGAGGACGAAATCCTGACCCGCAAGGAAAAAGATAAAGCTGAGTTGCATACCCGCCTGACAGCCTGCGAGGAACGCTTCACCTCCCTCAAGGAATCGATGGCGGAATCCCGCGCCCAGCGTTCGGCTCTCGACACCCGTGTCAAATCCGGCACGCAGCGCCTTTCCCTTCTGGGCGAACGCAAGACAAAACTGGAAGCGGACATAAAGGGGCTCGAAGTCGGCGAAGATAACTTAAGCGAAATCAGGCGTCTTGAGGAAAAAATCGCCCAACTGGAAACAAAGCTTCACGCTCTGAACGCTCAGGTGGATGGAAAGAAAATAGCCATCCAGACGGCCGCTGAGAAAACGGAAAAATCCCGCTCCGAATTATCGTCCGCAGAAAAAACCTTCTCCGAATTTTCCTCAGAAATGGCGACACTGGAGAAATTTTTCGCCGCCGACCGCGGGCAGGATTTCAAGCCCGTTCTGGACAGCATCACGACGGAACCCGGTTTCGAGAAGGCGCTCTCGCGGGCTTTGGGCGATTCCCTGACCGCCTCGCTGGAGACCAAGGCACCCGCCTACTGGCAAACCGTTGACCGTAACCTCGAAAGCAACACCCTGCCGGAGGGTTCACGCCCCCTCCTGCCGATGGTTAAGGCGCCCGAAGAACTGCACCTCGCCCTTTCCCTGATCGGCCTCGTGGAAACACGCGAGCAGGGCGACACACTGGCCAAGGCACTAGGCCACGGCCAATCGCTGGTTTCCGCAGCCGGGGATTACTGGCGCTGGGATGGCCTGCGGGTCAAGGCCTCCGCCGCCGACCGCCACAGCCAGTATATCGCCCAGAAAAACCGCCTCGCCGAACTCGAAAAATTCAGGGCGGTGCATGAGAAAAAGCTTAAGACCGCCCGCACAGAACTCGAAACCGCCCGCGAATCTGAAAAAGCGGCCCGCCAGGATTACGAAGACACCCTCCAGAAAATCCGTGACCTCGAAAAGGAGATTAACGCGGCCAAACCTGCCCTCATCCGTATCAAGGAAAAAATCGCGGGCATTGAAAACGAAAGCAAACGTCTGGCCGAGATGCTGAAAACCCTGCAGGACGATCTTCTGGTCGCCCAAACATCCTTCGAAACGGATCAGGCGGAACTGATGGCTCTGGGACAAACCGCTTCCACGGAAAAGGAGACAGAACTGGCGGCCACTCAGGAAACTCTCGCGCAAATCCGCGATAGCTACCGCGAAGCCGTCCGCGACTTCGACATTTTCCGCCAGCAGCAAAGCACCCGCCAGGCAAGGCTGCAAGCCTTGGCCGACGACCGCGTCAGCCTCCAGAACCGTACCATCCGCGCCCGGGAACAACTAAAAAACCTGGCCGAAAGAAGAAAAGCGCTGGAGGAAAAACTGGAGGAACTGAAAAAGCAGCCCAAAGACCTCAGCGCGGACCGGGAAAAACTCCTCGAAAAACTCTCTTCCCTCGAAACCGAACGCACCCGTCTGGCCGAAAAACTCGCCGAACGCGAAGCCGAAGTAGCTGAAACCTCGAAAGCCTTACGCACAGCGGAGCTGGGCCTAGGATCGGCGCGGGAGGAACGCGCCCGCATCCACGCCACCCTCGCAGCGATAACCGACCAGCGCAGGGAAATGGAGACCTCCATACAGGAACGCTTCCAGATGAACCCATCCGCCCTGCCCGAACAGGCGGCCGAAGACCTCGTCAACTATCAGGGGGGCGATATCGAAAGCCTCAAAAAGCGCAAGGACAAGATCGCGCAGGAACGCGAATCCATCGGCCCGGTCAATCTTCAGGCGGATAAAGAAGCCGACGATCTCGAAAAGGAAGTCTCCGCCCTCATCCGCGAGCGCAACGAACTCATGCAGGCCATTGAGGAATTACGCGGCGCGATCATCAGGATCAACAAGGAGGCCCGTACCCGCCTCCTGCAGGCCTTCGACCACGTCAACGCGCACTTCCAATCCCTCTTCGGTCGCCTTTTCGAGGGCGGCAAGGCGCATCTGGCCCTGATCGACTCTGCGGACCCACTGGAGGCCGGCCTTGAAATCTTCGCCCAGCCGCCTGGAAAAACCCTGCAATACCTCTCCCTTCTTTCGGGCGGTGAGCAGACCCTGACCTCCATCGCACTGATTTTCGCGATGTTCCTGACCAACCCCTCCCCGATCTGCGTCCTTGATGAAATCGACGCGCCGCTGGATGACGCGAACGTAGACCGCGTCTGCACCCTTCTTGAGGAAATCGCGGAAAGAGGCGAAACCCGCTTCATGGTGATTACGCACCACCGTCTGACCATGGCCCGCATGGACCGTCTTTACGGCGTCACCATGACAGAAAAGGGCGTCTCCCAACTGGTGTCCGTAGACCTTCAGCGCTCCCTTGATTTCCGCGATCAGAAAGTGGCCTGA
- a CDS encoding AtpZ/AtpI family protein, whose protein sequence is MSTSGPDNQDFETRLKEAKSEFEKMEIQAGNKGPQEPSEGAIRSGHAGAEFLANVFAGAIIGYLIDSFAGTRPWGMIGMMVLGFVSGVIRANAAMRENNKKNAGKP, encoded by the coding sequence ATGAGCACAAGCGGACCCGACAACCAGGACTTCGAAACCCGCCTCAAGGAGGCCAAATCCGAATTCGAGAAAATGGAAATCCAGGCGGGAAATAAAGGTCCGCAGGAACCCTCCGAAGGCGCGATCCGCAGCGGCCACGCCGGGGCCGAGTTTCTGGCCAACGTCTTCGCCGGAGCCATCATCGGCTACCTGATCGACAGCTTTGCGGGCACCCGCCCCTGGGGCATGATCGGCATGATGGTTCTGGGCTTCGTCAGCGGCGTGATCCGCGCCAACGCCGCCATGCGGGAAAACAATAAAAAAAATGCCGGAAAGCCATAA
- a CDS encoding F0F1 ATP synthase subunit A, with translation MASPVHQFEIQRWIEIPLGSFDASFTNSAFAMLLAAVGSIGFLTIAMKQRAVVPGRLQMTAELLYEFVAKMVKGNIGHKGLHYLPFVFTLFVFVLMGNLLGLIPYMFTFTSHLIVTAGLALMVFITVFAFGLYNHGLHFFSLFLPPNVPWWLIPFIIPIEIVSYFVRPLTHSVRLFANMMAGHIVLKVVASFAVAAAGMGALWTVLGVLPVFVNTAMMLFELLVAFVQAYVFAILACVYLKDSVDLHH, from the coding sequence GTGGCTAGTCCCGTTCATCAATTTGAGATTCAAAGATGGATTGAGATTCCTTTGGGATCGTTCGACGCCTCTTTCACCAATTCCGCTTTCGCCATGCTTCTGGCTGCTGTAGGTTCTATAGGCTTCCTCACGATAGCGATGAAACAGCGGGCTGTTGTCCCCGGTCGTTTGCAAATGACCGCAGAGCTTCTCTATGAATTCGTCGCCAAGATGGTCAAGGGCAATATCGGCCATAAGGGGCTGCACTACCTCCCCTTCGTTTTTACGCTCTTTGTCTTCGTGCTGATGGGCAACCTTCTGGGCCTCATCCCCTATATGTTTACCTTCACGTCGCACCTGATCGTAACGGCCGGTCTGGCCCTGATGGTCTTCATCACGGTTTTTGCCTTCGGCCTCTATAACCATGGCCTGCACTTCTTTTCGCTGTTCCTGCCGCCCAATGTTCCGTGGTGGCTAATTCCGTTTATTATTCCAATCGAAATTGTCTCTTACTTCGTCCGCCCACTGACCCATTCCGTCCGTCTTTTTGCCAACATGATGGCCGGACATATCGTGTTGAAGGTCGTGGCGTCTTTCGCGGTTGCCGCCGCGGGAATGGGCGCTTTATGGACGGTTTTAGGCGTTCTCCCCGTATTCGTGAACACGGCGATGATGCTGTTCGAGCTTTTGGTAGCGTTTGTTCAGGCCTACGTCTTTGCGATTTTGGCTTGCGTCTATCTGAAGGATAGTGTTGATCTTCATCACTGA